The Leptospira dzoumogneensis genome segment GTCGAGGAACCCTGGAAAGAGTTAAGATTGGACCGAAAAACGGAACCTGAACCTGTCCACCGTGAGTATGTCCGGCCAGGACCAGATCCACTTTTTCATTCGGTTGATGAAGAACCGAATCCGGATAATGACTGATCAGGATGGAATATATGTCTTCTGGGATCTCTCTTTTCAAACTCCAGATCAAAGTTTTATTCCTATAATCAGGCAAACCGAGTCCGATCAAACCGATCTTATTTTTCCCGACTTGAAGAACCTTAGATTTTCGGTCCCAGAGAACAGATCCGCTCTTAGAAGAAAAATCAGTATAACGCAATATATGATCCACATCGCCTGTAACAAAAAAGAATCCATTATTATATTTGAATTCTTTCAGATAAGAAGTGACGATCGGATACAAGGAGACATGATTCATCACATCGCCTGTGAACAATATCAGATCCGGTTGGAAACGATTCGCCTCTTCTCTAACTTTTAAGTGCAGGTCTCTAATATCATCCGTTTGCAGATCCGAAATATGTACAATTTTGATGGGAGAAATTATCTTATCCGATCGGATCAGGATACGTTCCACATCCAGATGATTCGGTTCCCAAACTTCGGAGTAAAATTTAATACCAACCAAAAAGATAGAAACGAATAAGAAAACAATTCTCTTAGAAAATACGAAATGAACTAAACCAAACAGAGGCAGAGCGATCGTAAGAACGGTCCAAGCAATTCTAACTCGAATAAAAGAGCTTACATCCAAAAAGAACGGAACCGTAAACGCAAGAATCAGATAGATGAATGTAAGAATTAAAAATTTTTTAAAAAAGGAAAGATCCCATTCTTTTGAAAAGACAAACTTTCTCTTATTCCCCAAAAACAGAAACAGGAACAATGTAAATGTGATAATTACTAAAACATCTATTATAAAATTGGATTTTGAATACGCATTCAGATAAAAATTCATATTTGGATCTTCTTCTTTCCGTTCCAAAATTCCGCGACAATTGCGCTTAATAAATACATTACGGTCCCATACATAAGAACAGTAAGTAATGTTTCACTTTGTTTGATATGAAGTTCTGCGAGAAGTAAAGCCAAGGATAGACTTCTGATCCCGGAAACCATCGACAAGGAAGCTCTTACTTCTTGAGTAGAATTGAACAAAAAGATCCCGGGAAGAAGAGAAAGCCCTACCGCAACAGCGGCACCGATCCAAGCAATCCAGCCTAGACTCAGTGCATATTCTCCGTAT includes the following:
- a CDS encoding metallophosphoesterase produces the protein MERKEEDPNMNFYLNAYSKSNFIIDVLVIITFTLFLFLFLGNKRKFVFSKEWDLSFFKKFLILTFIYLILAFTVPFFLDVSSFIRVRIAWTVLTIALPLFGLVHFVFSKRIVFLFVSIFLVGIKFYSEVWEPNHLDVERILIRSDKIISPIKIVHISDLQTDDIRDLHLKVREEANRFQPDLILFTGDVMNHVSLYPIVTSYLKEFKYNNGFFFVTGDVDHILRYTDFSSKSGSVLWDRKSKVLQVGKNKIGLIGLGLPDYRNKTLIWSLKREIPEDIYSILISHYPDSVLHQPNEKVDLVLAGHTHGGQVQVPFFGPILTLSRVPRHIAAGGLNAYENTDIIVSRGLGAEGHVAPRIRFGARPHLILLELLPANSRKETVKNGI